The following are encoded together in the Streptomyces sp. NBC_00358 genome:
- a CDS encoding TIGR04222 domain-containing membrane protein, whose translation MFWVLLLLIAWAAAGVSCTRLCLAAVHAATLDADLARGHDLTLYEAAFLSGGPARVADLTLVSMARQHRLLLAHTGWATVVDPRGRDDMERSVIGAIGPEGQSRIAPVRVSTADGDSMRRLADHLVAAGLAVPDGARTTVAGAVRQVQAAAAAVLALAAAALLLPGQSPGSEVPVAVWFLLPLILTVSCLAIARIEVHPYTRWASPAGQRLLGTLARHSDVSGDDRTYLTSVAVRGIRAIGEPEMRAALTHRDRDTGHGAWRQGTL comes from the coding sequence ATGTTCTGGGTCCTTCTCCTGCTCATCGCCTGGGCAGCGGCCGGTGTCTCCTGCACCCGGCTGTGCCTCGCCGCCGTCCATGCCGCGACACTCGACGCGGACCTGGCGCGCGGGCACGACCTCACGCTGTACGAGGCGGCGTTCCTGTCCGGCGGCCCGGCCCGGGTCGCCGATCTGACCCTGGTGTCGATGGCCCGTCAGCATCGGCTGCTGCTCGCACACACCGGCTGGGCGACGGTGGTGGATCCGCGCGGGCGCGACGACATGGAACGCTCGGTCATCGGCGCCATCGGCCCCGAGGGCCAGTCCCGGATAGCGCCGGTACGGGTGAGCACGGCCGACGGCGACTCGATGCGCCGTCTCGCGGACCACCTGGTGGCGGCGGGCCTCGCCGTCCCGGACGGAGCCCGCACCACCGTCGCGGGTGCCGTCCGCCAGGTCCAGGCCGCCGCTGCCGCCGTCCTCGCGCTGGCCGCCGCGGCCCTGCTGCTGCCGGGCCAGTCCCCCGGGAGCGAGGTCCCGGTGGCCGTGTGGTTCCTGCTGCCGCTGATTCTGACGGTGAGTTGTCTCGCCATCGCCCGGATCGAGGTGCACCCCTACACCCGCTGGGCGTCACCGGCCGGGCAGCGGCTGCTCGGCACCCTGGCCCGGCACTCCGACGTGTCGGGTGACGACCGTACGTACCTCACGTCCGTCGCCGTACGCGGCATCCGCGCGATCGGCGAGCCCGAGATGCGGGCCGCCCTGACGCACCGGGACCGCGACACCGGCCACGGCGCCTGGCGGCAGGGCACCCTCTAG
- a CDS encoding multinuclear nonheme iron-dependent oxidase, with amino-acid sequence MRQPMRLGTGIGWRPEIADAVERMPGIDWVEAVAENVCPGHVPESLLRLRERGVTVVPHGVSLGLGGADRPDESRLVALAERAEALGSPLVTEHIAFVRAGGPLTASPLLEAGHLLPVPRTRDALDVLCANIRAAQAALPVPLAVENIAAIVSWPGEEMTEGQFLYDLVDRTGVRLLVDVANLHTNRVNRGEDPAEALDELPVEAIAYVHVAGGFERDGVWHDSHAHPVPRPVLDILADLASRVTLPGVLLERDENFPEPAELERELTAIRETVRWAGAPAGAPAHGTAERSGDTAAPADRTSARPNSAAAQADGTARHAEAPSPCTADGTAGQTDGTSAQAGGSSVQAGGTAVQADGTPAQADGTAQASDTAAQAGDSSAEPDGTAGQTDGTSAQADGTAGQTDGTSAQAGGSSVQADGTSTQADGTAVQPGDTSVQADGAAVETGHPAIEADDTGAVRLRLGLAQAALLSALVAGTPVPEGFDRVRIGVQARALAAKRADVVAKVAPELPEILADGYRPAFLAYAQRRPMTGGYRRDALDFAEHLLLAGLPEGARTRRLRAWWLERSGPVPLSGRPVARLARATRRALLGR; translated from the coding sequence ATGCGGCAGCCGATGCGGCTGGGTACGGGAATCGGGTGGCGGCCGGAGATCGCCGACGCCGTGGAGCGCATGCCCGGCATCGACTGGGTCGAGGCCGTGGCGGAGAACGTGTGCCCCGGTCATGTCCCCGAATCGCTGCTGCGGCTGCGTGAGCGGGGTGTCACCGTGGTGCCGCACGGGGTCTCCCTGGGCCTCGGCGGTGCCGACCGGCCCGACGAGTCGCGGCTCGTGGCGCTCGCCGAACGCGCCGAGGCGCTGGGGTCTCCGCTCGTCACGGAACACATCGCGTTCGTCCGGGCGGGGGGCCCGCTCACCGCGTCACCCCTGCTGGAGGCCGGGCACCTGCTGCCGGTTCCGCGTACCCGGGACGCGCTGGACGTGCTGTGCGCGAACATCCGGGCGGCGCAGGCCGCGCTGCCCGTTCCGCTCGCGGTGGAGAACATCGCCGCGATCGTCTCCTGGCCCGGCGAGGAGATGACCGAGGGACAGTTCCTCTACGACCTGGTCGACCGCACCGGCGTCCGGCTGCTCGTCGACGTGGCCAACCTCCACACGAACCGGGTCAACCGCGGTGAGGACCCGGCCGAGGCGCTCGACGAACTGCCAGTCGAGGCCATCGCCTACGTCCACGTCGCCGGCGGCTTCGAACGGGACGGCGTCTGGCACGACAGCCACGCCCATCCCGTTCCCCGGCCCGTGCTCGACATCCTCGCCGACCTCGCGTCCCGGGTGACCCTGCCGGGCGTCCTCCTCGAACGGGACGAGAACTTCCCCGAACCGGCCGAACTGGAACGGGAGCTGACCGCGATCCGGGAGACGGTGCGGTGGGCGGGAGCCCCGGCCGGGGCTCCCGCCCACGGAACAGCCGAGCGGAGCGGCGACACCGCCGCACCGGCGGACCGCACCTCCGCGCGGCCCAACAGCGCCGCCGCACAGGCCGACGGCACCGCCCGGCACGCGGAAGCCCCTTCCCCGTGTACGGCGGACGGCACCGCCGGACAGACGGACGGCACATCGGCACAGGCGGGCGGTTCCTCCGTACAGGCGGGCGGCACCGCTGTACAGGCGGACGGCACACCCGCGCAGGCCGACGGCACCGCGCAGGCAAGCGACACGGCCGCACAGGCGGGCGATTCCTCCGCAGAGCCGGACGGCACCGCCGGACAGACGGACGGCACATCCGCACAGGCCGACGGCACCGCCGGACAGACGGACGGCACATCGGCACAGGCGGGCGGTTCCTCCGTACAGGCGGACGGTACTTCCACGCAGGCCGACGGCACCGCCGTACAACCAGGTGACACCTCCGTACAGGCCGACGGCGCTGCCGTGGAGACGGGCCACCCCGCCATCGAGGCGGACGACACCGGTGCCGTCCGGCTGCGGCTGGGGCTGGCGCAGGCCGCCCTCTTGTCCGCGCTCGTCGCGGGAACCCCCGTACCCGAGGGCTTCGACCGTGTCCGGATCGGGGTGCAGGCGCGCGCCCTCGCCGCCAAGCGGGCGGACGTCGTGGCCAAGGTCGCTCCGGAGCTGCCGGAGATCCTGGCGGACGGCTACCGGCCGGCGTTCCTCGCGTACGCGCAGAGGCGTCCGATGACCGGCGGGTACCGGCGCGACGCCCTGGACTTCGCCGAACACCTTCTGCTCGCGGGGCTCCCGGAAGGCGCGCGGACCCGGCGGCTGCGCGCCTGGTGGCTGGAGCGATCAGGGCCGGTCCCGCTCTCGGGGCGTCCCGTGGCCCGGCTGGCCCGCGCCACCCGCAGGGCACTGCTGGGCCGTTGA
- a CDS encoding helix-turn-helix domain-containing protein, with protein MSVESPRTSRLEPYLSREEPAPTLLKMLVGVQLAGAREDAGLSQEQAARSLGFSGAKLSRIEAGKGRRPPTEGDVRALLDLYGTDGYEASVLLRLLKRAGEPGWWQRYDKRLMPEWFDRLVGLQEAATTIRTFEIQYVPGLLQTPDYTRAVVERGLPTAPAGEVQRRVELRMRRRELLDRTDAPQLWAVVDESVLLRVLGSREVMRAQLEHLIEMAQRPHVIVQIVPLDVTNASAPAIPVTYLRFGGVELPDIVYLEHIRSANFLEDRDETEEYRVVLDRLADEALSPRASLALLRETVDQRYSASH; from the coding sequence ATGTCCGTCGAGTCACCCCGCACCTCCCGTCTCGAACCGTATCTGAGCCGGGAGGAGCCCGCCCCCACTCTGCTGAAGATGCTGGTCGGGGTTCAGCTGGCCGGCGCCCGCGAGGACGCGGGCCTCTCCCAGGAACAGGCGGCGCGATCCCTGGGGTTCAGCGGGGCGAAGCTGTCGCGCATAGAGGCGGGCAAGGGCCGCCGGCCTCCCACGGAGGGCGACGTCCGCGCGCTGCTCGACCTGTACGGGACCGACGGCTACGAGGCGTCGGTGCTGCTCAGACTTCTGAAGCGGGCCGGAGAGCCGGGATGGTGGCAGCGCTACGACAAGCGGTTGATGCCCGAGTGGTTCGACCGGCTGGTCGGGCTCCAGGAGGCGGCCACCACCATCCGTACCTTCGAGATCCAGTACGTTCCAGGGCTGTTGCAGACTCCCGACTACACCCGGGCCGTGGTGGAACGCGGTCTGCCGACGGCTCCGGCCGGTGAGGTGCAGCGCCGGGTGGAACTGCGGATGCGGCGACGGGAGTTGCTGGACCGGACGGACGCCCCTCAACTGTGGGCCGTCGTCGACGAGTCCGTACTGCTTCGGGTGCTGGGCAGCCGCGAGGTGATGCGCGCCCAGCTGGAGCATCTCATCGAGATGGCTCAGCGTCCCCATGTGATCGTGCAGATCGTGCCGTTGGACGTCACGAACGCCTCGGCACCGGCCATCCCCGTCACGTATCTGCGCTTCGGCGGCGTCGAACTGCCCGACATCGTCTACCTGGAGCACATCAGGAGCGCCAACTTCCTGGAGGACCGCGACGAGACGGAGGAGTACCGGGTGGTACTCGACCGGCTCGCCGACGAGGCCCTCAGCCCGCGCGCGTCCCTGGCGCTGCTGCGCGAGACCGTGGATCAGCGCTACAGCGCCTCGCACTGA
- a CDS encoding SAM-dependent methyltransferase, which yields MQPGEQLSTSIDATVPTAARMYDHYLGGKDNYAADRAACEELDKVVPSTRALALNNRRFLQRVVRTLTDGYGIRQFLDHGSGLPTQNNVHQVAQAIDETSRVVYVDVDPMVLVHGRALLDQNDRTAVIHADLRETEAIFDHPDTKRLIDLSQPVAVLFNSVFHCIPDSDTDGPLAVISRVAERLAPGSFMVMCQLVSEDPEVRKFVTDFMDTATQGHWGRVRQEKDVAEFFDGMDVLEPGLVEVSTWRPDTDVVPRQLTQEWIEFGGVGRIR from the coding sequence ATGCAGCCTGGCGAGCAACTGTCCACGTCGATCGATGCCACGGTGCCCACGGCCGCGCGCATGTACGACCACTACCTGGGCGGCAAGGACAACTACGCCGCCGACCGGGCGGCCTGCGAAGAACTGGACAAGGTCGTCCCCAGCACGCGCGCGCTGGCGCTGAACAACCGGCGCTTCCTGCAGCGGGTGGTCAGGACGCTGACGGACGGATACGGAATCAGGCAGTTCCTCGACCACGGATCCGGTCTGCCCACCCAGAACAACGTGCACCAGGTCGCCCAGGCGATCGACGAGACCTCCCGGGTGGTCTACGTCGACGTCGACCCGATGGTGCTGGTGCACGGCCGGGCCCTGCTGGACCAGAACGACCGCACCGCCGTCATACACGCGGACCTGCGCGAGACCGAGGCCATCTTCGACCATCCCGACACCAAGAGGCTGATCGACCTCTCGCAGCCGGTGGCCGTGCTCTTCAACTCGGTGTTCCACTGCATCCCGGACAGCGACACCGACGGTCCCCTCGCCGTGATCAGCCGTGTCGCCGAACGGCTCGCGCCCGGCAGCTTCATGGTGATGTGCCAGCTTGTCAGCGAGGACCCCGAGGTCCGCAAGTTCGTCACCGACTTCATGGACACCGCGACGCAGGGCCATTGGGGCCGGGTGCGCCAGGAGAAGGACGTGGCGGAGTTCTTCGACGGAATGGACGTCCTCGAACCCGGACTGGTCGAGGTGTCCACCTGGCGCCCGGACACCGACGTCGTACCGCGCCAACTCACGCAGGAGTGGATCGAGTTCGGCGGAGTCGGCCGCATCCGGTAG
- a CDS encoding alpha/beta hydrolase gives MRAAVLHGTAGSLLLTGLVAVPAGGAPAWPGQGGSAEARGTAVAAQRAAAAGIRFGTCAKVEHLPSNLQCGTVTVPLDYALPDGKRIRLTVSRVRATGKDPRNAKHKVPRQGALVYNPGGPGASGMYFPLIGFLPPWKRIGAAYDLVGYAPRGVDRSAPLSCRDPRRPPKAPTQSPAVPSEAYKKARIAEAKAYARGCARRSGPALRHYTSLNNARDLDVLRAALGERKLTFMGASYGTYFGSLYATLFPSHVRRMVFDSAVNPAPEKVWYQNNLDQSAAFEVRWADFRAWIARHDKVYELGRTPEEVRRSYEKARARLAVSPAGGKVGPAQLQGAFLQAGYYDDYWPQRALALSAYLKGDPKPLIQVAGPHPEAAAEQENGNAVYTAVECNDASWPTDWRTWDRDNTRLARVAPFETWDNVWMNLPCAYWSAPRQKPLDVRTLPGELPPTLILAAERDAATPYEGAKELQRRLWGSVLVTENGAGTHGIAGGPNKCVNGYLDAYLLEGRLPDRSAACAPHREPTAQASDDRARGHRGAKGPKTAKSATSARSTRSAGGAGTSKSSARPGAARTVRQAS, from the coding sequence ATGAGAGCTGCCGTCCTCCACGGAACCGCAGGGTCGTTGCTGCTGACCGGCCTCGTGGCCGTCCCGGCGGGCGGCGCACCGGCGTGGCCGGGCCAGGGCGGTTCCGCCGAGGCGCGCGGCACCGCCGTCGCCGCCCAGCGCGCCGCGGCCGCGGGCATCCGCTTCGGCACCTGCGCGAAGGTCGAGCACCTGCCGTCGAACCTCCAGTGCGGCACGGTCACCGTGCCCCTCGACTACGCCCTCCCGGACGGCAAGCGGATCAGACTGACCGTCAGCCGGGTCAGGGCCACCGGCAAGGACCCGCGCAACGCGAAGCACAAGGTGCCGCGCCAGGGTGCACTCGTCTACAACCCCGGCGGCCCCGGTGCCTCCGGCATGTACTTCCCGTTGATCGGCTTCCTCCCCCCATGGAAGCGGATCGGGGCCGCGTACGACCTCGTCGGCTACGCCCCGCGCGGGGTCGACCGCTCCGCGCCGCTGTCCTGCCGGGACCCGAGGCGCCCGCCGAAGGCACCGACGCAGTCACCGGCGGTCCCCTCGGAGGCGTACAAGAAGGCGCGGATCGCGGAGGCGAAGGCGTACGCCCGCGGCTGCGCCCGGCGTTCGGGTCCCGCCCTGCGCCACTACACCTCGCTCAACAACGCCCGCGACCTGGACGTGCTGCGCGCCGCGCTCGGTGAGCGGAAGCTGACCTTCATGGGCGCCTCGTACGGGACGTACTTCGGCTCCCTGTACGCGACGCTGTTCCCCTCGCACGTACGCCGGATGGTCTTCGACTCGGCGGTGAACCCCGCGCCCGAGAAGGTCTGGTACCAGAACAACCTGGACCAGTCGGCCGCGTTCGAGGTCCGCTGGGCGGACTTCCGCGCGTGGATCGCCCGGCACGACAAGGTGTACGAGCTCGGCCGCACGCCCGAGGAGGTACGGCGCTCGTACGAGAAGGCGCGGGCGCGGCTCGCCGTCTCGCCCGCGGGCGGCAAAGTGGGGCCCGCCCAGTTGCAGGGCGCGTTCCTGCAGGCCGGCTACTACGACGACTACTGGCCGCAGCGCGCGCTGGCGCTGTCCGCCTATCTGAAGGGTGACCCCAAGCCGCTGATCCAGGTGGCGGGACCGCATCCGGAGGCGGCGGCCGAACAGGAGAACGGCAACGCGGTCTACACGGCTGTGGAGTGCAACGACGCCTCCTGGCCGACCGACTGGCGCACCTGGGACCGCGACAACACCCGTCTCGCGCGGGTCGCGCCGTTCGAGACCTGGGACAACGTCTGGATGAACCTGCCGTGCGCGTACTGGTCCGCGCCGCGGCAGAAGCCGCTCGACGTGCGGACGCTGCCCGGCGAGCTGCCCCCGACGCTGATCCTGGCCGCCGAACGGGACGCGGCGACGCCGTACGAGGGTGCCAAGGAGCTGCAGCGCCGGCTGTGGGGCTCGGTGCTGGTGACCGAGAACGGCGCCGGTACGCATGGGATCGCGGGCGGCCCCAACAAGTGCGTCAACGGCTATCTGGACGCCTACCTGCTGGAGGGCCGGCTCCCCGACCGGAGCGCGGCGTGCGCACCGCACCGGGAGCCGACGGCGCAGGCCTCGGACGACCGTGCGCGGGGCCACCGGGGAGCGAAGGGCCCGAAGACGGCCAAGTCCGCCACGTCCGCCCGGTCCACCAGGTCCGCCGGGGGCGCGGGGACGTCGAAGAGCTCCGCGCGCCCGGGAGC
- a CDS encoding DUF397 domain-containing protein — MPSVPNGVRASSLGACWIKSRHSNAEGNCVEVAALGDGGIAVRNSRDPDGPALVYTPAELAAFLAGAKDGEFDHLL, encoded by the coding sequence GTGCCATCAGTGCCGAACGGAGTACGGGCGAGCTCGCTGGGCGCCTGCTGGATCAAGAGCAGGCACAGCAACGCCGAGGGCAACTGTGTCGAGGTGGCCGCCCTGGGCGACGGAGGCATCGCGGTCCGCAACTCCCGTGACCCCGACGGTCCGGCCCTCGTCTACACCCCGGCGGAACTGGCCGCGTTCCTGGCCGGCGCGAAGGACGGCGAGTTCGACCATCTGCTCTGA